From a region of the Listeria monocytogenes ATCC 19117 genome:
- the ilvA gene encoding threonine ammonia-lyase: protein MELVDLLVTEEDVEKAYEVLKAVVKHTPLEYDFYLSEKYHCNVYLKREDLQRVRSFKLRGAFYAISRLSAEQLEKGVVCASAGNHAQGVAYTCKRMTVPATIFMPTTTPQQKVSQVKFFGGSNVEVVLVGDTFDASATAAKEFAATHGQTFIPPFDDPDIIAGQGSLAVEMVKDLNKAHEQADYVFAGIGGGGLISGVATYLKAKSPITKIIGVEPDGAPSMTAALKQNQVVTLDKIDKFVDGAAVKEVGGLTFQHAKVLVDEVTTVSEGAVCSTILDMYTKQAIVAEPAGALSVAALEIYREEIKDKTVVCIVSGGNNDINRMQEIEERSLLHEGLKHYFIVNFSQRPGALKEFVNDVLGPHDDITKFEYTKKVNRGNGPVIIGVLLQDKNDYEGLLERVAAFDPSYIPINDNQTLYTLLV, encoded by the coding sequence ATGGAATTAGTTGATTTATTAGTAACAGAAGAAGATGTCGAAAAGGCCTATGAAGTCTTAAAGGCGGTCGTCAAACATACGCCACTAGAATATGATTTTTATCTTTCGGAAAAATATCATTGCAATGTCTATCTGAAACGCGAAGATTTGCAAAGAGTGCGTTCTTTTAAATTACGTGGTGCTTTTTATGCTATTTCTAGATTATCAGCGGAACAATTGGAAAAAGGTGTGGTATGTGCAAGTGCGGGAAACCATGCGCAAGGAGTTGCATATACGTGCAAACGAATGACCGTCCCAGCTACGATTTTTATGCCAACAACTACCCCGCAACAAAAAGTATCACAAGTAAAATTTTTCGGTGGTAGTAATGTCGAAGTGGTTTTAGTTGGCGATACGTTTGATGCTTCTGCAACTGCCGCGAAAGAATTTGCTGCAACACATGGCCAAACTTTCATCCCTCCGTTTGATGATCCTGATATTATCGCTGGCCAAGGCTCTCTTGCTGTGGAGATGGTGAAAGATTTAAATAAAGCACATGAGCAAGCAGATTATGTTTTTGCAGGAATCGGTGGTGGTGGCTTAATTAGCGGTGTTGCAACGTATCTCAAAGCAAAGAGCCCGATTACAAAAATCATCGGGGTAGAACCTGATGGCGCGCCTTCAATGACAGCAGCTTTAAAACAAAATCAAGTCGTAACACTAGATAAAATCGATAAATTTGTTGATGGCGCTGCGGTAAAAGAAGTTGGTGGCTTAACGTTCCAACATGCGAAAGTATTAGTTGATGAAGTGACAACCGTCTCTGAGGGAGCTGTTTGTTCTACGATTTTGGATATGTATACGAAGCAAGCAATTGTTGCAGAACCTGCTGGAGCACTATCCGTTGCCGCACTTGAAATTTACCGTGAAGAGATTAAAGACAAGACCGTTGTCTGTATTGTAAGTGGCGGAAACAACGACATCAACCGGATGCAAGAAATTGAAGAGCGTTCCCTCTTACACGAAGGATTAAAACATTATTTTATCGTCAATTTCTCGCAGCGTCCTGGGGCTTTGAAAGAATTTGTTAACGATGTGCTCGGTCCACATGACGATATCACCAAATTCGAATATACGAAAAAAGTGAATCGAGGTAATGGGCCTGTAATTATCGGTGTTTTGTTGCAAGATAAAAATGATTATGAAGGATTGCTTGAGCGGGTTGCTGCTTTTGACCCGAGCTATATTCCGATTAATGATAATCAAACCCTATACACATTACTTGTATAA
- the leuD gene encoding 3-isopropylmalate dehydratase small subunit, which produces MEEIKVHIGKTVALMNDNIDTDQIIPKSFLKRIERTGFGEFLFDSWRYLPNRKPNPDFPLNAPDRQEATILITGDNFGCGSSREHAAWALLDYRFRVIIAGSYSDIFYMNCTKNGVLPIVLPREAREKLAKIAADENVTIDLPNQQVISSVGTYPFEIDATWKNKFINGLDDIAITFEHIDAIKAYEQKVDSI; this is translated from the coding sequence GTGGAGGAAATTAAAGTACACATTGGAAAAACAGTAGCGCTAATGAATGACAATATTGATACCGACCAAATCATTCCAAAAAGTTTCTTAAAACGCATTGAACGTACTGGCTTTGGCGAATTTCTCTTTGATAGTTGGCGCTACCTGCCGAACCGTAAACCAAACCCAGACTTCCCGCTCAATGCTCCAGATCGTCAGGAAGCGACTATTTTAATTACGGGAGATAACTTTGGTTGCGGGTCCTCTAGAGAACATGCTGCGTGGGCACTACTCGACTACCGTTTCCGTGTAATTATCGCTGGCAGTTATAGTGATATATTTTATATGAATTGTACAAAAAACGGCGTGCTCCCTATCGTTCTTCCTAGAGAGGCGCGTGAAAAATTAGCGAAAATTGCAGCCGATGAAAATGTGACCATTGACTTGCCAAATCAACAAGTTATCAGTTCAGTTGGTACCTACCCGTTTGAGATTGATGCTACTTGGAAAAATAAATTTATTAATGGACTGGATGATATCGCCATTACATTTGAACATATTGATGCGATTAAAGCCTATGAACAAAAAGTGGATTCAATATAA
- the budA gene encoding acetolactate decarboxylase encodes MDTVRKNRLFQHSTMAALVGGLFSGTTSFKELLQHGDLGIGTLDQFDGELIILDGEAFQIRSDGQAYKVKPEDTTPYASTTFFDADTSFSVSEPTSKQAVEEKIAELVQGPNVFYAVKMTGNFRYVDTRVVPKQQRPYPPLIEAVKEQPTYHFEYITGTIVGFWTPAYISGIGVSGYHVHFIDDMRKIGGHVFDYEMLEGTVEVAQQTEFELQLPQTTEFLRSDLSTPDMLEQIEAAEN; translated from the coding sequence ATGGACACAGTTAGAAAAAATCGATTATTTCAGCATTCTACAATGGCAGCACTTGTTGGTGGGCTTTTTAGCGGAACAACGAGTTTCAAAGAATTATTACAACACGGTGACCTCGGTATAGGAACACTTGACCAATTTGATGGTGAATTAATTATTTTAGACGGAGAAGCTTTTCAAATACGATCAGACGGGCAAGCTTATAAAGTAAAGCCAGAAGATACGACACCTTATGCGAGCACCACTTTTTTTGATGCTGATACTTCTTTTTCCGTTTCCGAACCGACATCAAAACAAGCGGTGGAAGAAAAAATCGCAGAATTAGTACAAGGACCAAATGTTTTTTATGCAGTGAAAATGACCGGGAATTTCCGTTATGTGGATACGCGCGTTGTACCAAAACAACAAAGGCCTTATCCGCCACTCATTGAAGCGGTAAAAGAACAACCAACGTACCATTTTGAATATATTACGGGTACAATTGTTGGTTTTTGGACGCCCGCTTATATTAGCGGTATTGGCGTTTCTGGCTATCATGTGCATTTTATTGACGATATGCGTAAAATCGGCGGTCATGTATTTGATTATGAAATGCTGGAAGGTACCGTAGAAGTTGCGCAACAAACAGAATTTGAACTACAATTACCTCAAACGACGGAATTCTTAAGAAGTGATTTAAGTACGCCGGATATGTTGGAACAGATTGAAGCCGCGGAAAATTGA
- a CDS encoding pyrimidine-nucleoside phosphorylase → MRMVDIISKKRDGKALSTEEIQFFIDGYTNGEIPDYQASALAMAIFFQDMNDQERADLTMAMVGSGDTIDLSAIEGIKVDKHSTGGVGDTTTLVLAPLVAAVGVPVAKMSGRGLGHTGGTIDKLESIEGFHIELDKKDFIDLVNRDKVAVIGQSGNLTPADKKMYALRDVTGTVNSIPLIASSIMSKKIAAGADAIVLDVKTGAGAFMKTDEDAENLAHAMVRIGNNVGRNTMAVISDMSQPLGEAIGNALEVKEAIDTLKGQGPEDLTELVLVLGSQMVVLAKQAETLDEARAKLIEVIENGAALEKFKTFLSNQGGDASIVDHPEKLPQAKYQIEVPAKSSGFVSQIVADEIGIAAMILGAGRATKEDEINLAVGLMLRKKVGDAVKEGESLVTIFADQEDVENVKAKIYENIQISDHATAPTLVHKVITE, encoded by the coding sequence ATGAGAATGGTGGATATTATTTCCAAGAAAAGGGACGGCAAAGCTTTATCAACAGAAGAAATTCAGTTTTTCATTGATGGCTATACAAATGGGGAAATTCCAGATTATCAAGCAAGTGCTCTAGCCATGGCAATCTTTTTCCAAGATATGAATGATCAAGAACGCGCAGATTTAACAATGGCAATGGTTGGCTCTGGCGATACGATTGACCTATCCGCAATTGAAGGAATCAAAGTCGATAAACATAGTACTGGCGGTGTTGGTGATACGACGACACTTGTTCTTGCTCCGCTCGTAGCAGCAGTTGGCGTACCGGTTGCAAAGATGTCTGGCCGTGGCTTAGGTCATACAGGAGGAACCATTGATAAACTAGAATCTATCGAAGGCTTCCATATCGAACTAGATAAGAAAGATTTCATTGACCTAGTAAATCGCGACAAAGTAGCAGTTATTGGTCAATCAGGTAATCTTACACCAGCAGATAAAAAAATGTACGCGCTTCGTGATGTAACAGGAACCGTAAACTCAATACCACTAATTGCAAGCTCTATTATGAGTAAAAAAATCGCAGCGGGCGCAGATGCAATCGTACTTGATGTAAAAACAGGTGCTGGTGCATTTATGAAAACCGACGAGGATGCCGAAAACCTAGCACATGCAATGGTTCGCATCGGTAATAATGTTGGTAGAAATACGATGGCAGTCATTTCTGATATGTCCCAACCACTTGGCGAAGCAATCGGAAATGCTTTAGAAGTAAAAGAAGCCATCGATACATTAAAAGGCCAAGGACCAGAAGATTTAACAGAATTAGTTCTTGTACTTGGTAGTCAAATGGTCGTACTAGCCAAACAAGCGGAAACACTCGACGAAGCCCGCGCTAAATTAATTGAAGTAATCGAAAACGGTGCAGCACTTGAGAAATTCAAAACATTCCTTTCCAATCAAGGTGGCGATGCAAGCATTGTTGATCACCCAGAAAAACTTCCGCAAGCAAAATACCAAATCGAAGTACCCGCTAAATCATCTGGCTTCGTAAGTCAAATCGTTGCCGATGAAATTGGCATTGCTGCAATGATCCTAGGCGCCGGTCGCGCAACGAAGGAAGACGAAATCAATCTAGCAGTAGGTTTAATGCTACGCAAAAAAGTGGGCGATGCTGTTAAGGAAGGCGAATCACTCGTAACGATTTTCGCTGACCAAGAAGATGTCGAAAACGTAAAAGCAAAAATCTACGAAAACATTCAAATTTCCGACCACGCAACAGCACCAACCCTTGTTCATAAAGTTATTACAGAATAA